In Pectobacterium aroidearum, the following are encoded in one genomic region:
- a CDS encoding 4'-phosphopantetheinyl transferase: MLSAFIDDVEWITFPRATDGATYPGITARCHFHVSAYDDALFAALNIPFPDALARAVPKRRAEFLAGRYLARHVLNKLDHPDFVLCSAEDRSPQWPENVAGSLSHNKDSVLCAAHLRIEALSCVGVDIEGFISDERAQSLWPGIIGDEEFQWFQEREESFCCLLTVSFSAKESLFKALYPQVRHYFDFLDARLVALDITKREFELELLTDLTPTFYAGRRFKGAYLLREYDVTTFICC, translated from the coding sequence ATGCTTTCTGCTTTTATTGATGATGTTGAATGGATTACTTTTCCACGGGCAACGGACGGTGCCACCTACCCAGGTATTACTGCTCGCTGCCATTTTCATGTATCTGCTTATGACGACGCGCTGTTTGCTGCGTTGAACATCCCTTTCCCTGATGCGTTAGCGCGTGCAGTGCCGAAACGGCGTGCCGAATTTCTGGCTGGGCGCTATCTTGCCAGACACGTGTTGAATAAATTGGATCATCCTGATTTCGTGCTGTGCAGTGCGGAAGATCGTTCGCCACAGTGGCCGGAAAATGTCGCTGGTTCGCTCAGCCATAACAAAGACAGCGTGCTCTGTGCTGCGCATTTGCGTATCGAGGCGCTATCGTGTGTGGGTGTTGATATTGAAGGATTCATATCCGATGAGCGTGCGCAATCGCTGTGGCCTGGCATCATTGGCGACGAGGAATTCCAGTGGTTTCAGGAGCGTGAGGAGTCGTTCTGCTGCTTGCTGACGGTAAGTTTCTCAGCGAAAGAGAGTCTGTTTAAGGCGCTTTATCCGCAGGTTCGGCACTACTTTGATTTTCTGGATGCCAGACTGGTGGCGCTGGATATCACCAAACGCGAGTTTGAGCTGGAACTGCTGACCGATCTGACGCCGACGTTTTACGCTGGACGCCGTTTTAAAGGGGCGTATCTGCTAAGAGAGTACGACGTCACTACCTTTATCTGCTGCTAA